One window of Steroidobacteraceae bacterium genomic DNA carries:
- a CDS encoding ABC transporter permease, which translates to MFKETSAIVGINLRSIPQRWVPSLVIVVGLAGVVAVFTALLAMAEGFRATVAATGRNDVAIVLRGGSSAELNSGLTREAAQLIAQGPGIRRDSDNKPIVSAELIVIAELLKRDVDSSANITVRGVHPRNGFLLRPNLKITDGRAFEPGLRELVVGRGVTQQFDGAQLGETVRMRGSDWRIVGIFDSHDGHDSELWADADVAQSTFARQGYSSVSALLETPASLKGLADALNRDPRLAVDVEREVDYYSAQTKQFRATIGVLAGVVTLIMGLGAVFAALNTMYAAVAARAREIATLRAIGFGGLPVVTSVLLEALLLSLIGGAIGAAIAYVLFNNVTASTLGSSFTQIVFSFRVTPGLVLRGLMIAVIVGMVGGLLPAIRAARLPVTTALRAL; encoded by the coding sequence ATGTTCAAGGAGACATCCGCAATCGTCGGCATCAATCTGCGCAGCATCCCGCAGCGCTGGGTGCCGTCGCTGGTCATCGTCGTGGGTCTGGCCGGTGTCGTCGCGGTCTTCACCGCCCTGCTCGCCATGGCCGAGGGTTTTCGCGCGACCGTGGCCGCGACGGGTCGCAATGACGTCGCCATAGTCCTGCGCGGCGGCTCCAGCGCGGAACTGAATTCCGGACTGACGCGGGAAGCCGCCCAACTGATCGCCCAGGGGCCGGGGATACGCCGCGATAGCGACAACAAGCCGATCGTTTCAGCCGAGCTCATCGTCATCGCGGAACTCCTCAAGCGTGACGTCGACAGCAGCGCAAATATCACGGTACGCGGTGTGCATCCACGCAATGGTTTCCTGCTGCGACCCAACCTCAAGATCACCGACGGCCGCGCCTTCGAACCCGGCCTGCGCGAATTGGTGGTGGGACGTGGCGTCACGCAGCAGTTCGACGGCGCGCAGCTCGGCGAAACAGTGCGCATGCGAGGTTCGGATTGGCGCATCGTGGGTATTTTCGATTCCCACGATGGCCACGACAGCGAGTTGTGGGCGGATGCCGACGTCGCGCAGTCGACATTCGCGCGACAGGGTTATAGCTCCGTTTCGGCCCTGCTCGAGACTCCGGCAAGCCTCAAGGGCCTTGCCGATGCGCTCAACCGCGATCCCCGCCTGGCCGTCGACGTCGAACGCGAGGTCGATTACTACAGCGCCCAGACCAAGCAGTTTCGCGCAACCATCGGCGTCCTCGCCGGCGTGGTGACGCTCATCATGGGGCTCGGCGCAGTATTTGCCGCGCTCAATACCATGTATGCCGCGGTCGCAGCGCGCGCGCGCGAGATCGCCACCTTGCGTGCCATCGGTTTTGGTGGGCTGCCCGTCGTGACCTCGGTCCTCCTCGAGGCGCTGCTGCTGTCACTCATCGGCGGCGCCATCGGCGCGGCGATTGCCTATGTGCTTTTCAACAACGTGACGGCATCCACCCTCGGCAGCAGCTTCACGCAGATCGTGTTCAGTTTCAGGGTAACGCCGGGGCTCGTGCTGCGTGGGCTGATGATCGCGGTGATTGTCGGCATGGTCGGCGGCCTGCTGCCAGCTATCCGCGCCGCCAGGCTTCCGGTGACGACCGCACTGCGCGCGCTTTAG
- a CDS encoding DUF480 domain-containing protein yields MSILLNEHEARVLGCLMEKSVLTPDQYPLTLNSLTNACNQKSSREPVMAMDPGEAQAAVRSLADKHLVHIEENFRRGVEKYKQRFCNTTFSDLQFDNAEFAIICLLLLRGPQTPGELRAHSGRLHDFADNEAVATTLDALQNRGGEALIVKLPRRTGRKDSEYMHLLCGPVDFAAEATVTTSPPATTRSTTGETLGERVARLEHEVQSLRERIDNLTAAGQVAD; encoded by the coding sequence GTGTCGATCCTGCTCAACGAACATGAAGCCCGGGTCCTCGGCTGTCTGATGGAAAAATCCGTGCTGACACCGGACCAGTATCCGCTCACGCTCAACTCCCTGACCAATGCCTGCAACCAGAAATCATCGCGCGAGCCTGTCATGGCAATGGATCCGGGTGAGGCACAGGCGGCTGTGCGCAGTCTTGCGGACAAGCACCTGGTGCACATCGAGGAGAACTTCCGCCGTGGCGTCGAGAAGTACAAACAACGCTTCTGCAATACGACGTTCAGCGATCTTCAGTTCGACAACGCCGAGTTCGCGATCATTTGCCTCTTGCTGTTGCGTGGACCACAGACGCCCGGTGAATTGCGCGCACATAGCGGCCGTCTGCACGATTTTGCCGACAATGAAGCAGTGGCGACGACGCTCGATGCACTGCAGAATCGCGGCGGCGAGGCGCTCATCGTCAAACTGCCGCGCCGCACCGGCCGCAAGGACAGCGAGTACATGCATCTGCTCTGCGGTCCGGTCGATTTCGCCGCCGAGGCCACCGTCACGACCAGTCCGCCGGCGACGACCCGCTCAACAACGGGCGAAACGCTGGGCGAGCGAGTCGCGCGGCTCGAGCACGAAGTGCAGTCGCTTCGTGAGCGCATCGACAACCTGACCGCGGCCGGACAGGTCGCGGACTGA
- a CDS encoding FtsX-like permease family protein, whose product MTRTGFVVANLFRRKTRGVLTLLSVISAFLLFGLLQAVNVLFNSAADFVGATRLVTQARVSFTQPLPLRLLPQLKAVPGVKAVTHNLWFGGVWEQTNTPLVAFTADPAGLHEVYPEWVMPESQWQAFANTRTGMIAGRKIAQQYGWKVGQKIPMSSNIYPKKDGSKAWAFDLVGIYDGKDAQWQSQTVQIYVNHEYFDEENQFGSGRTNIFELVIDDPSQAADIARRVDKMFENSPDETKTQTEKDFNVGFVKQLGDIGLIVRWILFAVFFTLLLVVGNTMAQSVRERIPEFAVMKTLGFTDRGVLGLVLAEAVSVCLIGGLIGLALATAVGAMIQSQTANFPIAVDATVWITGLVAVLVMSLAVGVLPALRAHRLRIVDALANR is encoded by the coding sequence ATGACGAGAACCGGTTTCGTAGTTGCCAATCTGTTTCGTCGCAAGACACGCGGCGTGCTCACGCTGCTGTCCGTGATCAGCGCTTTCCTGTTGTTCGGTCTTTTGCAGGCCGTCAATGTTCTGTTCAATTCGGCGGCGGATTTCGTCGGTGCGACGCGCCTGGTCACCCAGGCGCGGGTGTCCTTTACGCAGCCGCTGCCGCTCCGGCTGTTGCCGCAATTGAAGGCCGTGCCGGGCGTCAAGGCGGTAACGCACAATCTCTGGTTCGGCGGCGTTTGGGAGCAGACCAATACGCCTCTGGTGGCCTTCACGGCCGACCCGGCGGGTTTGCACGAGGTCTATCCCGAGTGGGTCATGCCGGAGTCGCAATGGCAGGCGTTCGCCAATACGCGCACCGGCATGATCGCCGGGCGCAAGATCGCACAGCAATACGGCTGGAAGGTCGGCCAGAAAATCCCGATGTCCTCGAATATTTACCCCAAGAAGGACGGCAGCAAGGCATGGGCATTCGATCTGGTCGGAATCTATGATGGCAAGGATGCCCAATGGCAGAGCCAGACCGTGCAGATCTATGTCAACCATGAATACTTCGATGAAGAGAACCAGTTCGGCTCGGGGCGAACCAACATCTTCGAACTGGTCATCGACGACCCTTCGCAGGCAGCGGACATCGCGCGTCGTGTGGACAAGATGTTCGAGAACTCTCCTGATGAGACCAAGACCCAGACCGAGAAGGATTTCAACGTCGGGTTCGTCAAGCAGCTCGGGGATATCGGCCTGATCGTGCGCTGGATACTCTTCGCCGTATTCTTCACCTTGCTGCTCGTCGTCGGCAATACCATGGCGCAGAGTGTTCGCGAGCGCATTCCGGAGTTCGCCGTCATGAAAACGCTTGGATTCACCGACCGCGGTGTGCTGGGCCTCGTGCTCGCCGAAGCGGTGAGCGTCTGCCTGATCGGCGGCTTGATCGGCCTGGCGCTGGCAACGGCTGTCGGGGCAATGATCCAGTCCCAGACCGCCAACTTTCCAATCGCGGTCGATGCGACCGTCTGGATTACCGGTCTGGTTGCCGTGCTCGTCATGAGTCTGGCGGTGGGCGTCTTGCCAGCGCTGCGCGCGCATCGTCTGCGCATCGTGGACGCATTGGCGAATCGATAG
- a CDS encoding MFS transporter — MPSPPARSEFAGQIGPLIASVLGLACGIATLGLPYSIGVVLKPLQAQFGWSTQEIMTVQPVVTVAVVIMSIVIGILVDRIGARIPVLISQASFGIGLILLGALTQSLTDFYLIYFLMAFASGGTLAVPFTRLLAARFDRNRGLALGIALSGTGVASFVFQPYFAWVVEHHGWRVGYYAIAALPLCLALPASFLWLHDSPQRGGVERRAVAGHSLLAAMRDYRFWIMCVGFFAYSGAITGVLNNFPPILIEKGFAPVSAASIAGSFGLAVIIGRIGVGMLVDRYWAPAVAFSFFLPSALGLWLLSGAPQPLVVTVGLIVLAGLAAGAEVDLMAYMASRYFGVREFGRIYGALFVAFALGPGVLVPAFAAMRDWTGSYTPGLRIVASCILGVALLFLLLGRYPDAYRGADDGSRLR; from the coding sequence ATGCCGAGCCCACCCGCGCGAAGTGAATTCGCGGGCCAGATCGGCCCGCTGATCGCAAGCGTGCTCGGGTTGGCCTGCGGCATTGCGACGCTGGGGCTGCCCTATTCGATTGGTGTCGTGCTCAAGCCGCTCCAGGCGCAGTTCGGCTGGAGCACACAGGAAATCATGACCGTCCAGCCGGTGGTGACGGTCGCCGTGGTGATCATGTCGATCGTGATCGGCATTCTCGTCGACAGGATCGGGGCGCGCATTCCGGTGCTGATTTCGCAGGCGAGCTTTGGAATCGGCCTGATCCTGCTCGGCGCGCTCACGCAATCGCTGACCGACTTCTACCTCATCTACTTCCTGATGGCCTTCGCCTCCGGCGGTACGCTGGCGGTGCCCTTCACGCGATTGCTCGCGGCACGCTTCGATCGCAACCGCGGGCTTGCGCTGGGCATCGCGCTGTCAGGCACCGGTGTCGCGAGTTTCGTCTTCCAGCCGTATTTCGCCTGGGTCGTCGAACATCACGGCTGGCGCGTTGGCTATTACGCGATCGCGGCGCTTCCCCTGTGCCTTGCTCTGCCAGCGAGCTTCCTGTGGCTGCACGATTCACCGCAACGCGGTGGTGTCGAACGGCGCGCGGTTGCCGGACACAGCCTGCTTGCGGCCATGCGCGACTATCGGTTCTGGATCATGTGCGTCGGCTTCTTCGCCTACTCCGGCGCAATTACCGGAGTGCTCAACAATTTTCCACCCATCCTCATCGAGAAGGGCTTCGCGCCGGTCAGTGCGGCATCGATAGCCGGCTCATTTGGCCTCGCGGTGATCATCGGCCGCATTGGCGTCGGCATGCTGGTGGATCGCTATTGGGCACCCGCCGTGGCGTTCAGCTTTTTCCTGCCCTCGGCGCTTGGACTCTGGCTATTGAGTGGCGCGCCACAACCACTGGTCGTTACGGTTGGCCTGATCGTACTGGCCGGCCTCGCCGCAGGAGCCGAGGTGGATCTCATGGCCTACATGGCGTCGCGCTATTTCGGGGTGCGCGAATTCGGTCGCATCTATGGCGCCTTGTTCGTTGCTTTCGCGTTGGGACCGGGCGTGCTGGTGCCGGCGTTTGCGGCGATGCGCGACTGGACCGGCAGCTATACGCCGGGATTGCGGATCGTTGCGTCGTGCATACTCGGGGTCGCGCTGCTGTTCCTGCTGCTGGGACGCTACCCCGATGCTTATCGCGGCGCCGATGACGGGTCGCGCTTGCGGTAA
- a CDS encoding efflux RND transporter periplasmic adaptor subunit — protein MNSSELLKEIRIDRSGDGNDGNSAMRRWWILAALAVLVALALAFLFLRKPALEVDVVQAETATADKGAGSVLDATGYVVARRQATVSAKVTGKVSEVLIEEGMHVKQGDIMARLDDADARSQLELANAQVFAARSQADEISANLASAQRDLKRQEELTERKLTSLQNLDAARTLVDALTARLQSQRRLAGVAEEQRAVAQVQLDNTVVRAPFDGVVTVKAAQPGEMVSPLSAGGGFTRTGIGTLVDMNSLEIEVDVNESYINRVRPGQAVEAVLNAYPDWVIPAEVIAIIPTADRAKATVKVRIGLKIRDERLVPEMGVRVAFLQDANSLESAAANRPAVLVPASALRDDGGTDIVFIVRDGKALRRAVTAGTTMQEQRQILGGVSPGDKVIVAPPAGLADGTAVRVRQTN, from the coding sequence ATGAATTCATCCGAGCTTCTCAAGGAAATTCGCATCGATCGCAGCGGCGATGGAAATGACGGCAACAGCGCGATGCGCCGCTGGTGGATTCTCGCAGCGCTGGCGGTGCTTGTGGCGCTTGCGCTCGCATTCCTGTTCCTGCGAAAACCCGCCCTGGAGGTCGATGTCGTGCAGGCCGAGACCGCAACGGCCGACAAAGGCGCAGGCTCGGTGCTGGACGCTACTGGCTATGTGGTCGCGCGCCGGCAAGCAACAGTGTCGGCGAAAGTGACCGGCAAGGTGAGCGAAGTCCTTATCGAGGAAGGCATGCACGTCAAACAAGGTGACATCATGGCGCGCCTCGACGATGCCGATGCCCGATCACAACTCGAACTTGCGAATGCGCAGGTTTTTGCCGCCCGATCGCAGGCGGACGAGATCAGCGCCAATCTCGCGAGCGCGCAGCGCGACCTCAAGCGCCAGGAGGAACTGACAGAACGCAAACTGACCAGTCTGCAGAATCTCGACGCGGCCCGCACGCTGGTCGATGCGCTCACCGCCCGGCTGCAGAGCCAGCGTCGGCTCGCGGGCGTCGCCGAAGAGCAGCGCGCCGTTGCGCAGGTGCAGCTGGACAATACCGTGGTCCGCGCACCCTTTGACGGTGTTGTCACCGTCAAGGCCGCGCAGCCTGGCGAAATGGTCTCGCCGCTGTCCGCAGGTGGCGGATTTACCCGCACGGGGATCGGCACGCTGGTCGACATGAACTCCCTCGAGATCGAGGTCGACGTCAACGAGAGCTACATCAACCGTGTCCGACCCGGTCAGGCTGTCGAAGCCGTGCTGAATGCATATCCCGACTGGGTCATTCCCGCCGAGGTGATCGCCATCATCCCGACCGCCGATCGCGCCAAGGCAACGGTCAAGGTACGCATTGGCCTCAAGATCAGGGACGAACGCCTCGTTCCCGAGATGGGTGTGCGTGTCGCGTTTCTCCAGGACGCGAATTCGCTCGAGAGCGCGGCGGCCAATCGGCCAGCGGTGCTGGTCCCGGCGTCAGCATTGCGCGATGATGGCGGTACGGACATCGTATTCATCGTGCGCGACGGCAAGGCCCTGCGCCGCGCGGTCACAGCCGGCACCACCATGCAGGAGCAGAGGCAGATACTCGGCGGGGTGAGTCCGGGAGACAAGGTCATAGTGGCGCCTCCCGCCGGGCTGGCGGACGGCACTGCCGTGCGGGTTCGGCAGACCAACTGA
- a CDS encoding ABC transporter ATP-binding protein, whose amino-acid sequence MTEPMVKVSHVNKAYARGKQEIEVLHDISLEISKGDFVAMMGPSGSGKTTLLNLIGGLDQPSSGEVSVGGERIDRLRGSALARWRAANVGFVFQFYNLMPVLTAQSNVELPLLLTKLSAAQRRKNVEIVLSVVGLADRMHHKPSELSGGQEQRVAIARAVVSDPQLLVCDEPTGDLDRSTADEILSLLQTLNRDHGKTIIMVTHDPKAAEYAKRTLHLDKGRLAEPATA is encoded by the coding sequence ATGACGGAACCCATGGTCAAGGTCAGCCACGTCAACAAGGCCTATGCACGTGGCAAGCAGGAGATCGAGGTGCTGCACGATATCAGCCTCGAGATTTCCAAGGGCGATTTCGTGGCCATGATGGGACCGTCCGGATCGGGCAAGACCACGCTGCTGAACCTCATCGGCGGCCTCGACCAGCCATCCAGCGGCGAGGTCAGCGTCGGCGGTGAGCGGATCGATCGGCTGCGCGGCAGTGCGCTCGCGCGCTGGCGCGCCGCGAACGTCGGATTCGTGTTCCAGTTCTACAATCTCATGCCGGTGCTCACTGCGCAGAGCAATGTGGAATTGCCTCTGCTGTTGACGAAGCTGAGCGCCGCACAACGGCGCAAGAACGTGGAGATCGTACTGAGTGTCGTCGGTCTCGCGGACCGCATGCACCACAAACCGAGCGAATTGTCGGGCGGCCAGGAGCAACGAGTCGCCATTGCGCGTGCGGTCGTCTCCGACCCGCAACTGCTCGTCTGCGACGAACCCACCGGTGACCTCGACCGCTCGACTGCGGATGAAATCCTCTCACTCCTTCAGACATTGAACCGGGACCACGGCAAGACCATCATCATGGTCACCCACGACCCGAAGGCCGCGGAATACGCAAAGCGCACCTTGCATCTCGACAAGGGCCGCCTTGCGGAGCCTGCGACCGCCTGA
- a CDS encoding NfeD family protein: protein MWAWFQQFDSVEKLFLGCAIVGGVMLLTRVLLAIAGLDHDGSDFDAPHLSSDSGFQFLTIQGLSSFLTMFGLVGFALYRNTTWGVLAAIILAIGAGLASVWLMQRIFLGMLRLQSSGTVAMSDAVGAEGTAYTNVTRAGGSVQILVANRLREYEAVSATDTTLTSGTRVRVERIAAGKLVVVPLD, encoded by the coding sequence ATGTGGGCCTGGTTTCAGCAGTTTGATTCCGTAGAGAAGCTGTTCCTGGGTTGCGCGATCGTTGGCGGCGTCATGCTCCTGACGCGGGTGTTGCTCGCGATCGCGGGGCTCGATCACGACGGATCGGATTTCGACGCGCCCCATCTTTCCAGCGATTCCGGCTTCCAGTTCCTGACGATCCAGGGGCTGTCATCGTTTCTCACCATGTTCGGCCTGGTTGGTTTCGCGCTCTACCGCAACACCACCTGGGGCGTATTGGCGGCCATCATTCTGGCAATTGGCGCGGGTCTCGCATCGGTATGGCTGATGCAGCGGATCTTCCTCGGCATGTTGCGGCTGCAATCGAGCGGTACGGTCGCGATGAGCGACGCCGTAGGCGCCGAGGGTACGGCCTATACCAACGTAACCAGAGCGGGCGGCAGTGTGCAGATCCTGGTCGCCAATCGGCTGCGGGAGTACGAGGCAGTAAGCGCAACCGACACGACCCTGACGTCCGGTACGCGTGTGCGGGTCGAACGAATAGCGGCTGGCAAGCTCGTCGTTGTACCGCTTGACTGA
- a CDS encoding SPFH domain-containing protein, which yields MPLAESLLPIIALFLLVIVSITFLAARYKRCPSDKILVVYGKVGAGQSARCIHGGGAFIWPLIQDYTYMSLTPMTIGIPLTKALSLQNIRINVPCTFTVGISTEPAIMNNAAERMLNLDQDAIESMAKEIIFGQLRLTVASLTIEQINQDREKFLDAIRRNVAPELNKVGLYLINVNVTDITDESGYIESIGKKAASEAINQAKIDVAEQDKKGSIGEAEAVREKSIRVAQNVAESDKGQKQAEADRRVYVQQQETLATIGEAAANRDMAIKVAENEATAEKGKKKAEAERRVYVEGQEAEAISGENTAKANIARANAELSVQQAEANRRGQVAHFEAEVEIQKAQAKAEQQRLTAAEVVRQEIEKQKVEISAEAEAERIRRHAKGEADAILMKYEAEARGVQQVLSAKAHGYQSLVQSANNDARAAATLLMTEKIEQIVAMQVEAIKSIKIDKVTVWDSAAAGNGSNTANFLAGLIKSLPPLHDVAAMAGIELPKYLGDMKPAEPPRGDAEPTRAK from the coding sequence ATGCCGCTCGCCGAATCACTGTTACCTATAATTGCGTTGTTCCTGCTGGTGATCGTTTCGATCACCTTCCTGGCCGCGCGTTACAAGCGCTGCCCGTCGGACAAGATCCTGGTCGTCTACGGCAAGGTCGGAGCGGGCCAGTCGGCACGCTGTATTCATGGCGGAGGCGCCTTTATCTGGCCGTTGATCCAGGATTACACCTACATGAGCCTTACGCCGATGACCATCGGCATCCCGCTCACCAAGGCGCTATCGCTGCAGAACATTCGCATCAACGTGCCTTGCACCTTCACGGTCGGCATCAGCACAGAACCCGCCATCATGAACAATGCCGCGGAGCGCATGCTGAACCTCGATCAGGATGCAATAGAGAGCATGGCCAAGGAGATCATCTTCGGTCAGCTGCGCCTTACGGTCGCGTCGCTGACCATCGAGCAGATCAATCAGGATCGCGAAAAATTCCTCGACGCCATCCGCCGCAATGTGGCGCCAGAGCTCAACAAAGTCGGTCTGTACCTCATCAACGTCAATGTCACCGACATCACCGACGAATCCGGTTACATCGAGAGCATCGGCAAGAAGGCGGCTTCGGAGGCCATCAACCAGGCGAAGATCGACGTCGCCGAGCAGGACAAGAAGGGTTCGATAGGCGAGGCGGAAGCAGTGCGCGAGAAGTCCATCCGCGTTGCGCAGAACGTTGCCGAATCCGACAAGGGCCAGAAACAGGCGGAAGCCGATCGTCGCGTCTACGTGCAACAGCAGGAGACGCTGGCAACCATCGGCGAAGCAGCGGCCAATCGCGACATGGCCATCAAGGTTGCCGAGAACGAGGCGACGGCGGAGAAGGGCAAGAAAAAAGCCGAGGCCGAAAGACGCGTATACGTCGAGGGGCAGGAGGCGGAGGCGATTTCGGGCGAGAATACCGCCAAGGCGAACATCGCCCGCGCGAATGCCGAACTGTCGGTGCAGCAGGCGGAAGCCAATCGACGCGGCCAGGTTGCCCACTTCGAGGCGGAAGTCGAGATCCAGAAAGCACAGGCCAAGGCGGAACAGCAACGGCTGACGGCAGCTGAGGTCGTTCGCCAGGAAATCGAAAAGCAGAAGGTGGAAATTTCGGCCGAAGCGGAAGCCGAGCGGATACGGCGTCACGCCAAGGGCGAAGCGGATGCCATCCTGATGAAATACGAAGCCGAGGCCCGTGGCGTACAGCAGGTGCTGTCCGCCAAGGCCCACGGTTATCAATCATTGGTGCAAAGCGCGAACAACGATGCGCGAGCGGCCGCAACGCTCCTCATGACGGAGAAGATCGAACAGATCGTTGCCATGCAGGTCGAAGCGATCAAGAGCATCAAGATCGACAAGGTCACGGTGTGGGACTCGGCCGCGGCCGGCAATGGCAGCAATACGGCGAATTTTCTGGCGGGCCTGATCAAGAGCCTGCCACCGTTGCATGACGTTGCCGCGATGGCCGGCATCGAACTGCCGAAGTATCTCGGTGACATGAAGCCCGCTGAGCCGCCGCGTGGCGATGCCGAGCCCACCCGCGCGAAGTGA
- a CDS encoding PhoX family phosphatase, with the protein MSRRQFIGAGSATVANLAVVGCTGVGARALPTGSQPSAFDAIKPGREDALRLARGYRYDVIARWGDAIFSDDTSLTGDEILAGKLTSDAAATRQLGCMGTNCDGIAYFGDAGSSARGVLCVNNEFVTAALTFAAIADSSAGRAAGREDWTRQNPQAVSFMQAAHGISIVEVARSSGRWKMLRGGRRNRRICATTPIAIAGPAAGAALLRTRADPQGRTVLGTFANCSAGRTPWGTYLSAEENIDDYFGGSTDWLAGEPDAAVRDAHRRFPLLQRSLYGWEYVDTRFDVRSNPTEPLRHGWIVEVDPQDPASRPVKRTALGRFSHESANSATSRDGRLVVYMGDDDEFEYIYKFVTRDVVNPVDRRANRDLLDNGTLYVARFDADGSGQWLPLRFDPKGPLGPGSGFASEADVVIRARAAADLLGATPMDRPEDIEPDARSGRVYIACTKNPDRSANPGEKQWSGRLIDTGVDAANPRANNRRGHIIELSENDGDMAALRFTWEVFVFAGGDGAGAAMACPDNLAIDPSGRLWVVTDTDDRTLANNGCFVIATRGAARGQLQQLASAPVGAELSGCEFTPDGRTLFLSVQHPGEGGTLDEPVSDWPDGEAAPPRSTVVAVTRDDSATI; encoded by the coding sequence ATGAGCCGCCGGCAGTTCATCGGCGCGGGATCGGCGACGGTTGCGAATCTCGCCGTCGTCGGCTGCACGGGTGTCGGTGCGAGAGCGCTGCCGACAGGATCACAGCCGTCCGCATTTGACGCAATCAAACCCGGGCGGGAGGACGCACTGCGGCTTGCCCGCGGCTATCGCTACGATGTGATCGCACGCTGGGGCGATGCGATTTTCAGTGATGACACCTCCCTCACCGGGGATGAAATACTCGCTGGCAAGCTCACGAGTGACGCGGCCGCAACGAGGCAGCTCGGGTGCATGGGCACCAATTGCGATGGTATCGCCTACTTTGGCGACGCCGGCAGCTCGGCGCGCGGCGTTTTGTGCGTCAACAATGAGTTCGTGACGGCGGCGCTGACCTTTGCGGCTATCGCCGACTCGTCCGCGGGCCGCGCTGCAGGTCGCGAAGATTGGACAAGGCAAAATCCCCAGGCCGTCTCGTTCATGCAGGCCGCGCACGGCATCAGCATCGTCGAGGTCGCGCGCTCATCGGGTCGATGGAAGATGCTGCGTGGCGGGCGGCGCAATCGCCGCATCTGCGCGACGACGCCGATCGCGATCGCTGGCCCGGCGGCGGGCGCTGCACTCCTGCGTACCCGCGCCGACCCGCAGGGCCGTACGGTGCTCGGGACGTTCGCCAATTGTTCGGCCGGCCGCACACCCTGGGGAACCTACCTCAGTGCCGAGGAGAACATCGACGATTACTTTGGCGGCAGCACCGATTGGCTCGCCGGCGAGCCGGACGCGGCGGTGCGCGATGCACATCGGCGATTTCCGCTGCTGCAGCGCAGCCTCTATGGCTGGGAGTATGTCGACACGCGTTTCGATGTGCGAAGCAACCCGACCGAGCCATTGCGTCATGGCTGGATCGTCGAAGTCGATCCGCAGGACCCGGCGAGCCGACCGGTCAAGCGAACCGCGCTCGGTCGTTTCTCGCACGAAAGCGCCAATAGCGCGACAAGCCGTGATGGCCGGCTGGTCGTGTACATGGGTGATGACGACGAATTCGAATACATCTACAAGTTCGTGACGCGCGACGTCGTCAATCCCGTCGATCGACGCGCCAACCGCGATCTACTGGACAACGGTACGCTCTATGTGGCGCGCTTCGATGCGGACGGCAGCGGCCAATGGCTGCCACTGCGCTTCGATCCGAAGGGGCCGCTCGGGCCCGGGAGCGGTTTCGCTTCGGAGGCCGATGTCGTGATTCGGGCGCGCGCCGCGGCGGATCTTCTTGGCGCGACCCCGATGGACCGGCCGGAAGATATCGAGCCCGATGCACGTAGCGGCCGTGTCTATATCGCCTGCACCAAGAACCCCGATCGCAGCGCGAACCCGGGCGAAAAGCAATGGTCCGGCAGGCTGATCGACACCGGTGTCGATGCAGCCAACCCACGCGCCAACAACCGCCGCGGCCACATTATCGAATTGAGCGAGAACGACGGCGATATGGCGGCATTGCGCTTCACCTGGGAGGTGTTCGTGTTTGCCGGCGGCGATGGCGCCGGCGCCGCGATGGCCTGTCCGGATAATCTCGCGATCGACCCGTCCGGCCGGCTCTGGGTGGTGACGGATACCGACGACCGAACACTGGCCAACAATGGCTGCTTCGTCATCGCAACACGAGGCGCTGCGCGCGGGCAACTGCAACAATTGGCCAGCGCCCCGGTCGGGGCGGAGCTCTCGGGCTGCGAGTTCACGCCTGACGGGCGAACGCTTTTCCTCAGCGTGCAGCATCCTGGCGAGGGTGGCACACTTGACGAACCGGTCAGCGATTGGCCGGACGGCGAAGCTGCCCCACCTCGCTCGACGGTGGTTGCCGTCACACGCGATGACAGTGCCACAATCTAG